In Acinonyx jubatus isolate Ajub_Pintada_27869175 chromosome A3, VMU_Ajub_asm_v1.0, whole genome shotgun sequence, a genomic segment contains:
- the NT5DC4 gene encoding LOW QUALITY PROTEIN: 5'-nucleotidase domain-containing protein 4 (The sequence of the model RefSeq protein was modified relative to this genomic sequence to represent the inferred CDS: substituted 1 base at 1 genomic stop codon), whose amino-acid sequence MGAQGADSDILLPLPRIFVNCRLVLGKIRCFGFDMDYTLAGREGGSRVFGARGAGGRHQLAWFCVVPTAYKSPAYEALVFELLLERLVCIGYPRDILRYTYDPAFPTRGLVFDVLYGNLLKVDTHGNVRLGTHGFTFLSEAEIWSFYPSKFVQRDNLQRFHILNTLFNLPEIYLCACLVDFFSGCSRYTNCDTGYQHGNLFMSFRSLFQDVSDAMDNVHQSGCLKEKTLEDLDKYVEKDVRIPILLGKMKEVGKVFLAINSSYNYTDAIMTYLFGISEAEGSARPWRSYFDLIVVDTQKPCFFAEGTVLRQVNRDSGKLRVGTCMGPHQHCVVSSGGSSDTVCELLGVRGKDILYIGDHIFGDILKSKKXQDWRTCLVVPELFRELGIWDQEKGELCVGGLQDQVGGHRPPVQRPAPSSSCPLPCWGLVVTVIILSTLWFMRVDLLYTEETEIQRDPSSLPTQHELRMPALSHRCAHPAQQLHRVPVECPLTSMGSSEVVPGAWRHCSFSPGSCGCFCTRHMDGSSYGLQVINSTKREIQVPEPSYRIFHNPCRAPLVLVCQRPLLVYSPNDSTVRLQED is encoded by the exons ATGGGGGCCCAGG GGGCTGATTCCGacattcttcttcccctccccaggatTTTTGTCAATTGCAGGTTGGTGCTGGGGAAGATTCGCTGCTTTGGCTTTGACATGGACTACACCCTGGctggtagggagggagggagcagggtaTTTGGGGCTCGGGGAGCAGGGGGTAGGCACCAGCTGGCCTGGTTCTGCGTGGTTCCCACAGCCTACAAGTCCCCAGCCTATGAGGCACTGGTCTTTGAGTTACTACTGGAGCGTCTGGTGTGCATTGGGTACCCGCGTGATATCCTGCGCTACACCTATGACCCCGCCTTCCCCA CTCGGGGGCTGGTGTTTGATGTGCTCTATGGGAACCTGCTGAAGGTGGACACCCATGGGAACGTGCGGCTGGGCACCCATGGCTTCACCTTCCTCTCGGA GGCAGAGATCTGGAGCTTCTACCCCAGCAAGTTCGTTCAGAGGGACAACCTGCAGAGGTTCCACATCCTCAACACGCTCTTCAACCTGCCTG AAATCTACCTGTGTGCCTGCCTGGTGGACTTCTTCTCTGGCTGCTCCCGCTACACCAA CTGTGACACTGGCTATCAGCATGGGAACCTCTTCATGTCCTTCCGAAGCCTCTTCCAGGACGTGAGTGATGCCATGGATAATGTCCACCAGTCG GGCTGTCTGAAGGAGAAGACCCTGGAAGACTTGGACAAATACGTGGAGAAGGAT gTGCGAATCCCCATCCTGCTGGGTAAGATGAAGGAAGTTGGGAAAGTATTTCTGGCTATAAACAGCAGCTACAACTACACGGAT GCCATCATGACCTACCTGTTTGGCATTAGTGAG GCTGAAGGCTCAGCCAGGCCCTGGAGGTCCTACTTCGACCTGATTGTGGTGGACACACAGAAACCCTGCTTCTTTGCTGAGGGGACGGTGCTGAGACAGGTCAACAGG GATTCAGGCAAGCTCCGCGTGGGCACCTGCATGGGGCCCCACCAGCACTGTGTAGTTTCCTCTGGAG GCTCTTCGGACACGGTGTGTGAGCTGCTCGGGGTACGGGGGAAGGATATCCTGTACATTGGGGATCACATCTTTGGGGACATCCTCAAGTCCAAGAAGTAGCAGGACTGGCGAACTTGCCTGGTGGTTCCTGAGCTGTTCCGGGAGCTTGGCATCTGGGACCAAGAGAAGGGTgagctgtgtgtgggggggcttCAGGACCAGGTGGGGGGGCACCGGCCCCCAGTGCAGAGGCCTGCCCCTTCATCATCTTGTCCTCTTCCCTGTTGGGGGTTAGTAGTAACTGTGATAATATTGTCCACTCTGTGGTTTATGAGAGTGGATCTACTTTACACAGAGGAAACAGagatccagagag ATCCTTCCTCCTTACCCACTCAGCACGAACTCAGGATGCCTGCCCTCTCACACAGGTGTGCACACCCAGCCCAGCAACTCCACCGGGTGCCTGTGGAGTGTCCTCTGACCTCCATGGGGTCTAGCGAGGTTGTGCCTGGAGCTTGGAGGCACTGTTCCTTTTCTCCTGGGTCATGTGGCTGTTTTTGCACCAGGCACATGGATGGGAGCAGTTATGGGCTGCAAGTTATCAACTCCACCAAGAGGGAGATTCAG GTTCCTGAGCCCAGTTACAGGATTTTCCACAACCCCTGCAGAGCTCCACTTGTCCTTGTCTGCCAGCGCCCTCTGCTGGTCTATTCTCCAAATGACAGCACCGTGCGGCTGCAGGAGGACTGA